From a single Sphingobium sp. genomic region:
- a CDS encoding MipA/OmpV family protein → MKTAPFAMLTGAALLLLPAIASAQPAGSGRPPEDRNSLVLGLGGGIAPEYEGADDYGFQPGGVIQGKVDGFDFQVRGPNIYVDLLRDAPESRWNLIAGPVAQVRFERNSRNDIDDPRVAALGTRDTAVELGGYVGIGRKGFLIPPASLTFDLAFVRDVAGAHDSFILTPGVALSSPLSQRSFARLGVTADYVGKGYGRTYFDVAALPNPDALPAYATRGSGLKSIGTTFLLTHDLGGDNRKGWALFGLAGYKRLLGQYARSPIVRDAGSADQFLGIAGIAYAF, encoded by the coding sequence ATGAAAACTGCCCCTTTTGCCATGCTGACCGGCGCTGCTTTGCTCCTGCTTCCTGCCATCGCTTCGGCGCAGCCTGCGGGCAGTGGCCGTCCGCCAGAGGATCGCAACAGCCTTGTCCTCGGATTGGGTGGCGGGATTGCTCCGGAATATGAAGGTGCAGACGACTATGGCTTTCAGCCCGGCGGTGTGATTCAGGGCAAGGTTGACGGTTTCGATTTCCAGGTGCGTGGGCCCAATATCTATGTCGATTTGTTGCGCGATGCCCCCGAAAGCCGATGGAACCTGATTGCCGGGCCGGTGGCGCAGGTGCGTTTTGAACGCAACAGCCGCAACGATATCGACGATCCGCGCGTCGCCGCGCTTGGCACGCGCGACACAGCGGTCGAATTGGGGGGCTATGTTGGCATTGGCCGCAAGGGTTTCCTTATTCCGCCCGCCAGCCTTACCTTTGATCTCGCCTTTGTGCGCGATGTTGCCGGCGCGCATGACAGTTTCATCCTGACGCCGGGCGTTGCCCTGTCCAGTCCGCTGTCGCAGCGCAGCTTTGCCCGGCTGGGGGTGACGGCTGACTATGTCGGCAAGGGCTACGGTCGCACCTATTTCGATGTCGCGGCCTTGCCCAACCCCGATGCACTGCCTGCTTATGCGACGCGCGGCAGCGGCTTGAAAAGCATCGGTACGACATTCCTCCTCACTCATGATCTTGGCGGCGATAACCGCAAAGGCTGGGCGTTGTTCGGCCTTGCCGGTTATAAAAGGCTGCTCGGCCAATATGCCCGGTCACCGATTGTGCGCGATGCGGGCAGTGCCGACCAGTTTCTGGGCATAGCCGGGATTGCCTACGCCTTTTGA
- a CDS encoding MBL fold metallo-hydrolase, which yields MNPQVKGFFDPATFTVSYVVHDPTSKKAAIIDPVLDFSPRNGRTSTASADALLSYVSEQQLELVWLLESHAHADHLSAAHYLHEKTGAPIVIGSYITDVQRVFGALFEADDVKPDGGDFGHLVSEGETLPLGELEIVVLHTPGHTPACVTYLIGDAAFVGDTLFMPDYGTARADFPGGDAATLYRSIRKILALPPQTRIFVGHDYLPEGRSNFHWETSVSEQKAQNVHAHDGISEDAFVAMRTARDATLDAPQLILPSLQVNIRAGAMPPPSAGGHVYLRIPVNAI from the coding sequence ATGAATCCGCAAGTGAAAGGCTTTTTCGATCCCGCGACCTTTACGGTGAGTTATGTCGTGCATGATCCGACCAGCAAAAAAGCCGCGATCATTGATCCCGTGCTTGATTTCAGTCCGCGCAATGGACGCACATCAACCGCGTCAGCCGATGCGTTGCTGAGCTATGTTTCAGAACAGCAGCTTGAACTTGTGTGGCTACTCGAAAGCCATGCCCATGCTGACCATCTGTCCGCCGCCCATTATCTACATGAGAAAACCGGCGCGCCCATCGTGATCGGATCTTACATAACAGACGTCCAGCGCGTGTTCGGCGCTTTGTTCGAAGCCGACGATGTAAAGCCGGATGGCGGCGACTTCGGCCATCTCGTTTCCGAGGGTGAAACCCTGCCCTTGGGCGAATTGGAGATCGTTGTCCTGCACACGCCGGGGCACACGCCGGCCTGCGTCACCTACCTGATCGGCGATGCCGCCTTTGTCGGCGATACTCTGTTCATGCCCGATTATGGCACGGCACGGGCCGATTTTCCCGGCGGTGATGCAGCGACGCTCTACCGGTCAATCCGCAAGATACTCGCCCTGCCACCCCAAACCCGCATCTTTGTGGGGCATGATTATCTGCCGGAAGGCCGAAGCAACTTTCACTGGGAAACCAGCGTTTCCGAACAAAAGGCACAGAATGTCCATGCCCATGACGGCATCAGCGAGGACGCATTTGTCGCAATGCGGACGGCGCGCGACGCGACGCTGGATGCGCCGCAATTGATACTGCCCTCGCTGCAGGTCAATATTCGCGCCGGCGCTATGCCGCCCCCGTCAGCCGGGGGGCACGTCTATCTGCGCATACCGGTGAACGCGATCTGA
- a CDS encoding metalloregulator ArsR/SmtB family transcription factor, translated as MFDLTRFDLALFEENAGRAAALLRLLGNEKRLMLLCQLVDGELSVGEMQRRIGVSQSALSQHLALLREEGVVATRREGQTIYYRISDHSALRIIETLAELFCPPEMRKTP; from the coding sequence ATGTTTGACCTCACCCGTTTTGATCTCGCCCTGTTTGAAGAAAATGCCGGACGCGCGGCGGCTTTGCTGCGACTGCTAGGCAATGAAAAAAGGCTGATGCTGTTGTGCCAGCTTGTCGATGGCGAACTGTCCGTTGGCGAAATGCAGCGCCGGATCGGCGTGTCACAATCGGCCTTGTCGCAGCATCTGGCCTTGCTGCGTGAGGAAGGCGTGGTCGCCACCCGCCGGGAAGGTCAGACGATTTATTACCGCATCTCGGATCATAGCGCGTTGCGGATCATTGAAACCCTGGCGGAACTGTTCTGCCCGCCGGAAATGAGGAAAACGCCATGA
- a CDS encoding rhodanese family protein produces MTAILHKLSPAEVRARLDAGRAVLVDIREPDEFARARIKGAQSQPLSKWEQAHLAIDPDADVVFTCRSGMRTAGACDRLAARVSGEAFILDGGLDAWAKAGLPVESNADAPMEIMRQVQIAAGSLVLIGALLGFFVAPAWYGLSAFVGAGLTFAGVTGFCGMARLLMLMPWNRVRNA; encoded by the coding sequence ATGACAGCCATATTGCACAAGCTCTCCCCCGCCGAAGTGCGCGCGCGGCTCGACGCTGGCCGGGCGGTGCTGGTCGATATTCGAGAGCCGGATGAATTTGCCCGCGCCCGCATCAAGGGTGCGCAATCACAGCCATTGTCGAAATGGGAGCAGGCGCATCTCGCCATCGATCCCGACGCCGATGTCGTCTTCACCTGCCGTTCGGGTATGCGCACTGCCGGGGCGTGCGACCGGCTGGCGGCAAGGGTTTCGGGTGAGGCTTTCATCCTCGACGGCGGGCTTGATGCCTGGGCGAAGGCCGGCCTTCCGGTCGAAAGCAACGCTGATGCCCCGATGGAGATCATGCGGCAGGTACAGATTGCCGCAGGTTCGTTGGTTCTGATCGGTGCATTGCTCGGCTTTTTCGTCGCGCCGGCATGGTACGGGCTGTCGGCCTTTGTTGGTGCCGGGCTTACCTTCGCCGGGGTGACGGGCTTTTGCGGCATGGCGCGGCTCTTGATGCTCATGCCATGGAATCGCGTGCGCAACGCCTGA
- a CDS encoding sulfite exporter TauE/SafE family protein encodes MGWELLLLAAMGGALIGLLLTLFGGGGSVLATPWLIYVVGVADIHAAIGTSAAAVAVNAATGLAAQARAGRVKWPCAITFGIAGLAGSLAGAQLARQVDGKALLGWFALAMIAIAVSMLLPKRDAGDPSVRLTPPMVLKLAPVGLIAGLAAGFFGIGGGFLIAPGLMASTGMTLANASASSLLSVTLFGGATSLSYAASGQLIWPLFGALVAGGGVGTLAALPLARRLEGRAQLARSIFAVMVIAVALFILLDG; translated from the coding sequence ATGGGCTGGGAACTGCTCCTGCTGGCGGCAATGGGCGGCGCGCTCATAGGGTTGCTGCTGACGCTATTTGGCGGGGGCGGGTCGGTGCTCGCAACGCCCTGGCTGATCTATGTCGTCGGGGTAGCCGATATCCATGCAGCGATCGGCACGTCCGCCGCTGCGGTTGCCGTGAATGCAGCAACGGGTCTTGCTGCGCAGGCGCGGGCCGGGCGGGTCAAATGGCCCTGTGCAATCACCTTTGGGATCGCAGGCCTTGCCGGATCGCTGGCGGGAGCACAGCTTGCACGGCAGGTGGATGGCAAAGCCCTGCTTGGCTGGTTTGCCTTGGCGATGATCGCGATTGCCGTGTCAATGTTGCTGCCGAAACGCGATGCGGGTGATCCGTCCGTTCGGTTGACGCCGCCGATGGTGCTCAAACTCGCGCCGGTTGGGTTGATCGCAGGCCTGGCCGCCGGCTTTTTCGGCATTGGCGGCGGATTTCTGATCGCGCCAGGACTGATGGCGTCAACGGGAATGACGCTGGCCAATGCCAGTGCCTCCTCGCTTTTGTCGGTGACCTTGTTTGGCGGTGCAACCAGCCTCAGCTATGCGGCATCCGGCCAGCTGATCTGGCCGCTTTTCGGCGCACTGGTTGCAGGCGGCGGGGTAGGCACGCTGGCAGCACTTCCGCTTGCCCGGCGGCTTGAAGGCAGGGCCCAGCTTGCGCGTTCGATCTTTGCTGTGATGGTAATCGCAGTCGCGCTTTTCATCCTACTGGACGGATAG
- the thiC gene encoding phosphomethylpyrimidine synthase ThiC: MGDAPARTEQPAVTTGPIRGSKKIHVGPLKVAMREIYLEPSSGEPPVRVYDTSGPYTDPQAKIDISQGLPELRRDWIIGRGDVEHKEQRAVRPEDNGQLGPDRSGGVAPFPNVKKQVLRAKPGMNVSQMHYARKGIITPEMEYVAERENLGRARLAEYIRDGESFGAAIPDYVTPEFVRDEVARGRAIIPNNINHPESEPMAIGRNFLVKINANIGNSAVASDVATEVDKMVWSIRWGADTVMDLSTGRNIHDTREWILRNSPVPIGTVPIYQALEKVGGIAEELTWEIFRDTLIEQAEQGVDYFTIHAGVRLPYVPLAAKRVTGIVSRGGSIMAKWCLAHHKESFLYEHFDEITEIMKAYDVAYSLGDGLRPGSIADANDEAQFAELYTLGELTKRAWEQDVQVMIEGPGHVPMHKIKENMDKQLEACGEAPFYTLGPLTTDIAPGYDHITSGIGAAMIGWYGTAMLCYVTPKEHLGLPDRDDVKVGVVTYKLAAHAADLAKGHPAAKVRDDALSKARFEFRWRDQFNLSLDPDTAEQYHDQTLPAEGAKTAHFCSMCGPKFCSMKISQEVREFAKLQNQPADGFVAAEEAEAGMAEMSKVYDATGRELYMGQGDREHD, translated from the coding sequence ATGGGCGACGCCCCCGCACGCACGGAACAACCCGCAGTCACCACTGGCCCGATCCGTGGATCGAAGAAAATCCATGTCGGGCCGTTGAAGGTCGCGATGCGCGAGATTTACCTCGAACCCTCCAGCGGCGAACCGCCGGTGCGCGTCTATGATACGTCAGGCCCCTATACTGACCCGCAGGCAAAGATCGACATTTCGCAGGGCCTTCCCGAATTGCGCCGCGACTGGATTATTGGCCGGGGCGATGTTGAACATAAGGAGCAGCGCGCCGTCCGCCCCGAAGATAATGGCCAGCTTGGCCCTGATCGTTCGGGTGGTGTTGCGCCTTTCCCCAATGTGAAAAAGCAGGTGCTGCGCGCAAAGCCGGGCATGAATGTCAGCCAAATGCATTATGCCCGCAAAGGCATCATCACCCCTGAAATGGAATATGTTGCCGAGCGCGAGAATCTGGGCCGTGCCCGCCTTGCCGAATATATCCGCGACGGCGAAAGCTTTGGCGCGGCCATCCCCGATTATGTGACGCCCGAATTTGTGCGCGATGAAGTTGCGCGTGGCCGGGCGATCATCCCCAATAATATCAACCACCCTGAAAGCGAGCCGATGGCCATCGGACGCAATTTCCTGGTGAAGATCAACGCCAATATCGGCAACAGCGCGGTTGCCAGCGACGTGGCGACCGAGGTGGACAAAATGGTCTGGTCGATCCGCTGGGGCGCGGACACCGTCATGGACCTTTCGACGGGGCGCAACATCCACGACACGCGCGAATGGATCTTGCGCAACTCGCCCGTCCCCATCGGCACCGTGCCCATCTATCAGGCGCTGGAAAAGGTCGGCGGCATTGCCGAGGAACTGACCTGGGAAATCTTCCGCGATACGCTGATCGAGCAGGCTGAACAGGGCGTCGATTATTTCACCATCCATGCGGGCGTCCGCCTGCCTTATGTGCCGCTTGCGGCAAAGCGCGTGACGGGCATCGTATCGCGCGGCGGCTCCATCATGGCGAAATGGTGCCTCGCGCATCACAAGGAATCGTTCCTTTACGAACATTTCGACGAGATCACCGAGATCATGAAGGCCTATGACGTTGCCTATTCGCTGGGCGATGGCCTGCGCCCCGGCAGCATTGCCGACGCCAATGACGAAGCGCAATTTGCCGAGCTTTACACGCTGGGCGAACTCACCAAGCGCGCCTGGGAACAGGATGTGCAGGTGATGATCGAAGGCCCCGGCCATGTGCCGATGCACAAGATCAAGGAGAATATGGACAAGCAGTTGGAGGCGTGCGGCGAAGCACCCTTCTATACGCTTGGGCCGCTGACCACCGATATCGCACCGGGATATGACCATATCACCAGCGGTATCGGTGCTGCGATGATCGGCTGGTATGGCACCGCCATGCTCTGCTACGTCACGCCCAAGGAGCATCTGGGCCTGCCTGACCGTGATGATGTGAAGGTCGGCGTTGTCACCTATAAACTGGCGGCGCACGCGGCCGACCTCGCCAAGGGCCACCCGGCGGCAAAGGTGCGCGACGATGCGCTGTCAAAGGCGCGCTTCGAATTCCGCTGGCGTGACCAGTTCAACCTCAGCCTCGATCCCGATACGGCCGAGCAGTATCACGATCAGACGCTGCCGGCAGAGGGCGCCAAGACCGCGCATTTCTGCAGCATGTGCGGGCCGAAATTCTGCAGCATGAAGATCAGCCAGGAAGTGCGTGAATTTGCGAAACTGCAAAATCAGCCCGCCGACGGCTTTGTCGCGGCGGAAGAGGCCGAGGCTGGCATGGCCGAGATGAGCAAGGTCTATGACGCGACCGGCCGTGAGCTCTATATGGGCCAAGGCGATCGGGAGCATGATTGA
- a CDS encoding YaiI/YqxD family protein — translation MTENPAPAPPTSPRILVDADACPVKEEIYKVAWRRNVAVVLVSNARFRIPDHPLITRAIVSDSFDAADDWIAEQAGPRSIVITADILLADRCLKAGAVVIGNNGKPFTTASIGGAIATRAIMADLRAGMDGITGGPAPFAKADRSRFLQALDEALVRLG, via the coding sequence GTGACTGAAAACCCCGCCCCCGCACCCCCCACTTCACCGCGCATATTGGTCGATGCCGATGCCTGCCCGGTGAAGGAGGAGATTTACAAGGTCGCCTGGCGGCGCAATGTGGCCGTCGTGCTGGTCAGCAATGCGCGCTTTCGCATTCCTGACCATCCGCTGATCACAAGGGCGATTGTATCGGACAGTTTCGACGCGGCGGATGATTGGATCGCGGAACAAGCCGGCCCGCGCAGCATCGTGATTACCGCCGACATATTGCTGGCCGACCGGTGCCTGAAGGCGGGCGCAGTGGTGATCGGCAATAATGGCAAGCCCTTCACCACCGCGTCCATAGGCGGCGCCATCGCCACCCGCGCGATCATGGCCGACCTGCGCGCCGGAATGGACGGCATCACCGGAGGGCCAGCACCCTTTGCCAAAGCGGACCGCTCAAGATTTTTGCAGGCGCTGGATGAGGCTTTGGTTAGGTTGGGGTGA
- a CDS encoding dienelactone hydrolase family protein translates to MSVRIDTAPYEAIIGRYHLGGLIGVPPAASGIIIFAYASGSGRFSPRNNQVAAAMRRGGMATLLIDLLTGQEETSRANMFDVHLLASRLASATQWVREQPEIAQLPIGYFGASTGVGAALIAAAKDQHIAAIVSRSGRPDLALNALPLVRAPTLLLVGSLDGPAIDVNHQAFTRLRCPKKIQVIAGAGHLFEEPGTLDQLVANAIGWFATCFARHGQPMAAGRR, encoded by the coding sequence ATGTCAGTCCGTATCGATACCGCACCGTATGAGGCCATCATTGGCCGATACCATTTGGGTGGCCTGATCGGTGTACCCCCGGCTGCATCGGGAATTATCATCTTCGCGTATGCCAGCGGCAGCGGACGGTTCAGCCCGCGCAACAATCAGGTCGCCGCGGCCATGCGGAGGGGCGGGATGGCAACTTTGCTGATCGATCTATTGACCGGGCAGGAAGAGACAAGCCGGGCCAATATGTTCGACGTCCATTTGCTCGCAAGCCGGCTCGCATCTGCGACCCAATGGGTGCGCGAACAGCCGGAAATAGCACAGTTGCCGATTGGCTATTTCGGGGCGAGCACCGGCGTTGGTGCCGCCCTGATCGCAGCGGCAAAGGACCAGCATATAGCCGCCATTGTCTCGCGAAGTGGTCGGCCTGATCTCGCGCTCAACGCCTTGCCTCTGGTGCGCGCGCCGACATTATTGCTGGTGGGCAGCCTCGACGGCCCGGCAATCGATGTGAACCATCAAGCCTTCACCCGCCTTCGCTGCCCGAAAAAGATCCAGGTCATAGCCGGCGCAGGACATTTATTCGAAGAACCCGGCACGCTCGACCAACTGGTTGCAAACGCCATCGGCTGGTTCGCGACCTGCTTTGCGCGCCATGGACAGCCGATGGCCGCGGGGCGGAGATAG
- the ppsA gene encoding phosphoenolpyruvate synthase, protein MQQHHYVRYVRWFDEVGLDDLALVGGKNASLGELVEAMGDTIKVPEGFAITIDGYRDMVDMNGLWQRIMAVLDDTNWRDPKVTGAASTKLRNMINTAPLPQGLVTDIEIAYQRLERKFGRGVAVAVRSSATAEDSPAASFAGVHESFLNVRSAKALMEAVRSCFASLFSERAIAYRIDNGFAHRAVALSVGVQRMIRADRAASGVIFTLDTESGSRDVVLISGVWGLGEAIVQGIADPDEFLVHKQTLKRGFEYVLRRRIGAKQVKLVYGSRADAGHTKWQKVPKKLRVIQCVTDAEILDLARQAVQIEEHYSTYYRTPMPMDIEWAKDGPKGDLYIIQARPETVHASADKAMLKLYRLTGDGPVVVSGQAVGQGISEGVVRFVACKEDLAHLKEGDVLVAETTAPDWESAMKRASAIVTEHGGRTCHAAIVAREHGIPAIVGATGARKLLKPGQEVTVSCAEGETGKVRDGHVSFAIDTVDVGHIRPANVEIMVNIGNPDLAFRTSALPVAGVGLARIEFIIANAIRAHPMALLFPERVKSAKVQRALASLTMGYSDGGDYFASKLAEGMAVIAAAFYPRPVIVRTSDFKSNEYASLLGGDDFEMAEANPMLGFRGAARYSHPAYQPAFELECAAIRRVIEDMGLTNLIVMIPFCRSLHEANEVLGIMARCGLNRGENGLKVYVMCEIPSNVILVDDFAKLFDGFSIGSNDLTQLTLGIDRDAEILASAFDEEDPAVLRLIEQAIAGAHRAGRHCGICGQAPSDRPGFAGWLIERKIDSISLNPDSVLDVMQRLANHDENPNALRR, encoded by the coding sequence ATGCAGCAGCATCATTATGTCCGCTATGTCCGCTGGTTCGACGAGGTCGGCCTTGACGATCTTGCACTGGTTGGCGGCAAAAATGCTTCTCTGGGCGAACTGGTCGAAGCGATGGGCGATACGATCAAGGTCCCTGAAGGCTTTGCGATAACGATCGATGGCTATCGCGATATGGTTGATATGAACGGCCTGTGGCAGCGGATCATGGCCGTGCTCGATGACACCAATTGGCGCGATCCGAAGGTAACAGGCGCCGCATCGACAAAGCTGCGCAATATGATCAACACAGCGCCACTGCCTCAGGGCCTCGTCACCGATATTGAGATCGCGTACCAACGGCTTGAGCGCAAGTTTGGACGAGGCGTTGCGGTTGCCGTGCGCAGCAGTGCGACTGCCGAGGATTCGCCCGCCGCCTCTTTCGCCGGGGTCCATGAGAGTTTCCTCAACGTGCGAAGCGCCAAAGCATTGATGGAGGCTGTGCGTAGCTGTTTCGCCTCATTGTTCAGCGAGCGGGCAATCGCCTATCGCATCGACAATGGCTTTGCGCACCGTGCGGTGGCGTTGTCGGTTGGCGTGCAGCGGATGATCCGCGCCGACCGAGCGGCATCTGGGGTGATCTTCACACTCGATACCGAAAGCGGCAGCCGCGACGTTGTGCTGATTAGTGGCGTCTGGGGGCTGGGTGAGGCGATCGTGCAAGGCATTGCCGACCCCGACGAATTCCTTGTCCACAAGCAGACGCTGAAACGGGGCTTCGAATATGTCCTGCGTCGGCGGATCGGGGCGAAACAGGTCAAGCTGGTCTACGGGTCCCGCGCGGATGCTGGGCACACCAAATGGCAGAAGGTGCCCAAAAAGCTAAGGGTTATACAGTGCGTGACCGATGCAGAAATCCTCGATCTGGCGCGCCAGGCGGTTCAGATCGAGGAGCATTACAGCACATATTATCGCACGCCGATGCCAATGGATATCGAATGGGCGAAGGATGGCCCCAAAGGCGATCTGTACATCATCCAGGCGCGGCCCGAGACGGTGCACGCGAGCGCCGACAAAGCCATGCTCAAACTTTACCGGCTGACTGGCGATGGCCCGGTTGTTGTGTCGGGCCAAGCCGTGGGACAGGGCATCTCCGAAGGCGTTGTGCGGTTTGTTGCGTGCAAGGAGGATCTGGCTCATCTCAAAGAAGGCGATGTGCTGGTGGCAGAAACCACCGCGCCGGACTGGGAATCGGCGATGAAGCGTGCTTCCGCGATTGTCACTGAACATGGCGGGCGCACTTGCCATGCCGCAATCGTCGCGCGCGAACATGGCATTCCAGCCATTGTAGGTGCAACCGGCGCGCGCAAGCTGCTGAAACCGGGCCAAGAGGTCACTGTTTCCTGCGCCGAAGGCGAAACCGGCAAGGTGCGTGACGGCCATGTATCCTTTGCCATCGATACGGTCGATGTCGGCCATATCCGGCCTGCCAATGTCGAGATCATGGTCAATATCGGCAATCCGGATCTGGCCTTTCGAACTTCAGCTTTGCCTGTTGCGGGCGTGGGTCTTGCGCGGATCGAGTTTATCATTGCGAACGCCATCCGCGCACATCCGATGGCCCTATTATTCCCGGAACGTGTGAAAAGCGCCAAGGTGCAGCGCGCGCTTGCATCGCTGACCATGGGCTATAGCGACGGCGGGGATTATTTTGCCTCGAAACTGGCCGAGGGCATGGCTGTCATTGCCGCTGCCTTTTATCCGCGTCCGGTGATTGTTCGCACATCAGATTTCAAATCGAACGAATATGCCTCGCTCTTGGGAGGTGATGATTTCGAGATGGCCGAAGCGAACCCTATGCTCGGTTTTCGCGGGGCTGCCCGCTATTCGCACCCTGCCTACCAGCCGGCATTCGAACTCGAATGCGCCGCGATCCGCCGGGTGATTGAGGATATGGGGCTTACCAATCTGATCGTGATGATCCCCTTTTGCCGCAGCCTGCATGAAGCGAACGAGGTGCTGGGGATCATGGCGCGCTGCGGCCTCAATCGGGGCGAGAATGGCCTTAAAGTCTATGTGATGTGCGAAATCCCCAGCAACGTCATCCTGGTTGATGACTTTGCCAAACTGTTCGACGGTTTTTCGATCGGTTCAAATGATCTGACGCAGCTGACATTGGGGATCGACCGTGATGCGGAGATCTTGGCTTCAGCCTTTGATGAGGAAGATCCTGCCGTATTGCGCCTCATTGAACAGGCGATTGCTGGCGCGCATCGCGCAGGCCGCCATTGCGGCATTTGCGGGCAGGCGCCGTCCGACCGCCCCGGCTTTGCCGGTTGGCTGATAGAGCGGAAGATCGACAGCATCAGCCTAAACCCCGACAGCGTGTTGGACGTGATGCAGCGTTTGGCGAACCATGATGAAAATCCGAATGCACTCAGAAGGTGA
- a CDS encoding NAD(P)H-dependent oxidoreductase: MTKRECKIAILDAHPDPDPARYMHALADAYCAGARGAGHDVRHVLLGDINMPILHSRESWLHEDTPEDVKEGQEAMLWADHIVFFYPLWLGDMPALLKGFLEQALRPGIALQYGDSPMPEKLMKGKSARLVVTMGMPALFYRAYYGAHSVRSFKRNILNLLGIDDVASSLIGNVEGSENHRKRWLKWMEEYGAAGY; encoded by the coding sequence ATGACCAAGAGAGAATGTAAGATCGCCATATTGGATGCGCACCCCGATCCCGATCCGGCTCGATACATGCATGCCTTGGCCGACGCCTACTGCGCTGGCGCCCGGGGTGCAGGGCATGACGTCCGCCATGTCCTGCTTGGCGATATCAACATGCCGATCCTGCACAGCCGCGAAAGCTGGTTGCATGAAGACACGCCCGAAGATGTGAAAGAGGGGCAGGAAGCCATGTTATGGGCCGACCATATCGTCTTTTTCTACCCGCTCTGGCTGGGCGACATGCCTGCTTTGCTCAAGGGATTTCTGGAACAGGCGCTACGCCCCGGCATCGCCTTGCAATATGGTGACAGCCCGATGCCGGAAAAGCTGATGAAGGGCAAATCGGCGCGGCTTGTGGTGACGATGGGAATGCCCGCCTTATTCTATCGCGCTTATTATGGCGCGCACAGTGTCCGCAGTTTCAAGCGCAACATATTGAACCTGCTTGGTATTGACGATGTCGCCTCATCGCTGATTGGCAATGTTGAGGGGAGTGAAAACCACCGCAAACGATGGCTGAAGTGGATGGAGGAATATGGCGCTGCGGGTTACTGA
- a CDS encoding divalent metal cation transporter: protein MVTGAADDDPSGVATYSQVGAQFGYGMGWAILFSYPLLASIQAISAEIGSVTGMGVAQNLRRHYPRWLLQIVVNLLLIANIINLGADLGAMGAALGLLIGGPVMVYAGLFAIVCVLMEIFMSYTSYARVLKWSTLALLSYVAVVFVAGVDWGKAAFGALVPNFVFDNAHAMALVAILGTTISPYLFFWQAGQEVEEQHRRHVKPLCVAPRRAGSELRRIRLDTMLGMGFSHLTALFIVIATAATLNAHGITHVESSAQAAEALRPIAGDFAFALFAIGIIGTGMLAVPILAGSAAYAVSESFGWVEGLDRKPREAKAFYATIAVATIAGLTLNYVGVDPIKALYWAAVVNGVLAAPLMVVMMLIATNRAVMGKLRVSGKLSVGGWLATAVMGIVAAGFFLIRSQ, encoded by the coding sequence TTGGTTACCGGGGCCGCCGACGATGATCCCAGCGGTGTTGCCACCTACAGCCAGGTTGGCGCGCAGTTCGGCTATGGCATGGGCTGGGCAATCCTGTTCAGTTATCCGCTGCTCGCTTCGATTCAGGCGATCAGTGCAGAAATCGGTTCGGTGACGGGCATGGGCGTCGCGCAAAACCTGCGCCGCCATTATCCGCGCTGGCTGCTACAAATTGTCGTCAACCTGCTGCTCATTGCCAATATCATCAACTTGGGTGCGGACTTGGGAGCGATGGGCGCGGCGCTGGGATTGCTGATTGGCGGACCGGTGATGGTCTATGCCGGGCTGTTCGCGATTGTCTGCGTGCTGATGGAAATTTTCATGAGCTATACGAGTTATGCGCGTGTCCTCAAATGGAGCACGCTCGCCCTGCTATCCTATGTAGCCGTGGTCTTTGTCGCCGGGGTCGACTGGGGCAAGGCGGCCTTTGGTGCTCTTGTCCCGAATTTCGTGTTCGACAATGCACATGCCATGGCGCTGGTCGCGATCTTGGGGACAACCATTAGCCCATATCTGTTTTTCTGGCAGGCGGGGCAAGAGGTGGAGGAACAGCATCGCCGACATGTAAAGCCGTTATGTGTCGCGCCTCGTCGGGCGGGCAGCGAATTGAGGCGGATCAGGCTCGATACGATGCTTGGCATGGGCTTTTCACACCTCACCGCACTGTTCATCGTGATTGCGACCGCTGCAACGCTGAACGCGCATGGCATCACGCATGTCGAATCGTCGGCGCAGGCAGCCGAGGCGTTGCGCCCGATCGCCGGGGATTTCGCGTTTGCTCTATTCGCAATCGGGATCATCGGCACCGGCATGCTGGCGGTGCCGATATTGGCGGGATCCGCAGCCTATGCGGTGAGCGAGAGTTTCGGCTGGGTGGAGGGGCTGGACCGCAAGCCGCGCGAGGCCAAGGCCTTTTACGCCACCATTGCGGTCGCCACGATAGCGGGGCTGACGCTCAATTATGTGGGTGTAGATCCGATCAAGGCGTTATACTGGGCCGCTGTTGTCAACGGCGTATTGGCGGCACCGCTGATGGTGGTGATGATGCTGATTGCCACCAATCGCGCTGTCATGGGTAAATTGCGTGTTTCCGGCAAACTCTCCGTCGGTGGCTGGTTGGCGACAGCCGTTATGGGGATTGTAGCGGCTGGCTTCTTTCTGATCCGTTCTCAGTAA